The region ACCGAGATTTGACCCTGAAGAAGTTACATCTTTATTCATTAAACCATTAAATCTGGTTTCATAGTAAAAAGCAGAATCGTTTATAATATTAAGGCCAGAAATATAATCCCAAATTTTAAAAAAAGCAAAAGCTAAGAATCCAATTATTACAATAGATAAATAGGAAAAATTCTTTTTCCCTTTAAAGAATGAAACCAAATATGTTACTATAAACGCTAGGAATAGAGGAATAATAGTAGCTGCCCGAAAGAATATCATAGCAGTCAAATTAACTAATATTAAAGAGATTGTCCAAACAGTAACCGTACCTTTTAATATTTTAATAAACCCATATATTGTTACAATTGTAAATAATAATAATAGAATATCCTTTAATATAAAACTTGAAAAATAAATTATTAAAGGCGAAAAAGCAATTATAGAAATTGTTATTTTACTGGATTTCTCGTTAAAAAGCAAACGCATTGTTTTATACGCATAATATACAATAAAACTTGATGCTACCGCATTCATTATTCTAAGCACATGTTCACTTTCACCAAAATAATAAATCCCCAAAGCACAAATATTAGGATAACCGGAGTAGAAACCTGTCGAAAATTGAATATCTTCTACAATCGATATACCTTTCGTTTCCCAGACACGAGCTATACTTACTGCACTATGATAATAATTATAATCGTCTTTATAAGATAAAAAAGGAATGCTGTTATAAAATTTTAATATTTCTGTAAAAACTACAATGGCAACTAATTTTATACAAAAAGTTACAATTATTAATTTAAAAATATAAGTTT is a window of Flavobacterium acetivorans DNA encoding:
- a CDS encoding glycosyltransferase family 39 protein; amino-acid sequence: MGNNFYIFKKDVYKYSVFSVIVLFVLAFVFNKGFEDFSFSFFLPIFFIGFALSFYQSQSKLGEKTYIFKLIIVTFCIKLVAIVVFTEILKFYNSIPFLSYKDDYNYYHSAVSIARVWETKGISIVEDIQFSTGFYSGYPNICALGIYYFGESEHVLRIMNAVASSFIVYYAYKTMRLLFNEKSSKITISIIAFSPLIIYFSSFILKDILLLLFTIVTIYGFIKILKGTVTVWTISLILVNLTAMIFFRAATIIPLFLAFIVTYLVSFFKGKKNFSYLSIVIIGFLAFAFFKIWDYISGLNIINDSAFYYETRFNGLMNKDVTSSGSNLGKLSFLAVVGLPFFLIASVFLPTFMFLNLGDAETINYSASALLYHLAVLPFIILAFFYCLKNIKKIEPGLLLIILILVFFKIGLATSINSLFSARQSLGATYVMYLILPICFQYEIRLKKSLRYFVIAFVVMLLFNLLRLIIRL